Proteins co-encoded in one Bremerella sp. TYQ1 genomic window:
- a CDS encoding DegT/DnrJ/EryC1/StrS aminotransferase family protein — MTAQSFRISELDYDERELDAVVEVIRSQWLSQGPTIETFEKRFADFVGAKRALAVSNGTAALHLALLACGIGPGDEVLVPSFTFVASVNAILYVGATPVFVDIVGPHDLNIDPNDMAAKITSRTKAAVVVHMAGFPADMDAIMKLAEQHDLRIIEDACHAVGARYNTRPDSPYSQRMAGTGGTVGCFSFFANKNMVTGEGGMVVTDDEELANRVKLARSHGMTKSSWDKASGRATDYDLIDVGFNYRATEIMAALGLVQLDKLADGNLRRRNCVARYRERLSGIDGITIPFSDRLEDSSHHVFPILLAVAEQRSDFRERLNQRGVQTTFHYPPVHQFTHYQKLCPDTPSLPKTCDAASREVTLPLHARMTIEDVDAICDVVESEMKSLNQMEVTQS; from the coding sequence ATGACTGCCCAATCATTTCGTATCTCTGAACTAGACTACGACGAGCGCGAGCTTGATGCCGTTGTCGAAGTCATTCGTAGCCAATGGCTCTCGCAAGGCCCGACCATCGAAACGTTCGAGAAGCGTTTTGCAGACTTCGTCGGAGCTAAGCGAGCGTTGGCCGTATCCAATGGAACGGCTGCATTGCACCTCGCTTTGCTGGCCTGCGGAATCGGCCCCGGCGATGAAGTTCTTGTGCCAAGCTTCACGTTTGTCGCTTCGGTCAACGCCATCTTGTATGTCGGCGCGACTCCGGTCTTTGTCGACATCGTTGGTCCTCACGATCTCAACATCGACCCCAACGACATGGCGGCGAAGATCACTTCGCGAACCAAAGCGGCAGTGGTCGTTCACATGGCAGGCTTTCCGGCCGACATGGATGCGATCATGAAATTGGCCGAGCAACATGACCTTCGAATTATCGAAGATGCATGTCATGCGGTTGGCGCGAGGTATAACACTCGCCCCGATAGCCCCTATTCCCAACGAATGGCTGGCACCGGCGGGACGGTTGGCTGCTTCAGTTTCTTCGCCAACAAAAACATGGTGACCGGCGAAGGAGGTATGGTCGTCACTGACGACGAAGAGCTTGCCAATCGAGTCAAGCTCGCTCGCTCACACGGCATGACCAAAAGCAGTTGGGATAAAGCGTCCGGCCGAGCGACTGACTACGACTTGATCGACGTCGGATTCAACTACCGAGCAACGGAGATCATGGCCGCACTCGGGCTGGTTCAACTCGACAAGCTGGCTGATGGAAATCTGCGTCGACGAAATTGTGTGGCTCGTTATCGTGAACGACTTTCAGGCATCGATGGAATTACGATTCCCTTCTCCGATCGCTTGGAAGACAGTTCGCATCACGTGTTCCCGATCTTGTTGGCCGTCGCTGAGCAGCGATCTGATTTTCGCGAACGATTGAACCAGCGGGGTGTTCAAACGACGTTCCACTATCCGCCGGTTCATCAGTTCACACACTATCAAAAGCTTTGCCCCGATACGCCGTCTCTTCCGAAAACATGCGACGCGGCAAGTCGCGAAGTAACGTTGCCGCTGCATGCTCGGATGACGATCGAAGACGTCGACGCGATTTGCGATGTCGTCGAAAGCGAAATGAAATCGCTGAATCAAATGGAGGTGACCCAGTCATGA
- a CDS encoding NAD(P)-dependent oxidoreductase: MKILVIGGAGYVGSVLTTRLHEQGHELTVLDSLMFGSQSLDNLKGQERFELIEGDLRDQDLLDRTIPGHDAVCLLAAIVGEPACNRDEATAEEINLHGALKVLEASKKHGATRFVFTSTCSNYGISDPNAPATETSPLKPLSVYSRSKVEAEKAILASADENFVPTVLRLSTAFGISPRMRFDLLVSDFTLAAYREHKVVIYGGQFWRPFVHTQDIARAIEMVLNASPDVVSGEVFNIGGDGNNVQKQELGEMVKEEVPDTTIEYITAGTDPRSYRVEFSKAKSQLGFEPEWSVRDGVKEVYHCLQEDRWSDPKDARHFN, from the coding sequence ATGAAAATTCTCGTAATCGGCGGAGCAGGCTACGTCGGATCGGTTCTCACAACACGTCTTCACGAACAAGGGCACGAACTGACCGTACTCGATTCGCTCATGTTCGGATCGCAGTCGTTGGACAACCTCAAAGGCCAGGAACGGTTTGAACTGATCGAGGGTGATCTTCGCGACCAGGACCTGCTCGATCGCACGATCCCAGGCCACGATGCCGTTTGTCTGTTGGCAGCGATTGTTGGGGAGCCTGCTTGCAACCGGGATGAAGCAACAGCCGAAGAGATCAATTTGCATGGAGCTCTTAAAGTCCTGGAGGCTTCCAAGAAGCATGGTGCGACCCGATTTGTTTTCACGAGCACTTGCAGCAACTACGGCATCTCCGATCCGAATGCCCCTGCAACAGAAACCTCGCCGCTGAAACCTTTGTCGGTCTACAGCCGATCGAAAGTTGAAGCCGAGAAGGCAATCCTTGCCTCCGCCGATGAGAACTTTGTTCCAACGGTTTTGCGTCTCAGCACGGCATTTGGCATTTCGCCGCGCATGCGATTCGACCTGTTGGTCAGCGATTTTACTTTGGCCGCGTATCGCGAACACAAAGTGGTCATCTACGGCGGCCAATTCTGGCGTCCTTTTGTTCACACGCAAGACATCGCTCGAGCTATCGAGATGGTTTTGAATGCCTCTCCCGACGTCGTTTCAGGCGAAGTCTTCAATATCGGCGGCGACGGCAACAACGTCCAAAAGCAAGAACTCGGTGAAATGGTCAAGGAAGAAGTTCCCGACACCACCATTGAATACATCACTGCGGGAACTGATCCGCGAAGCTATCGCGTTGAATTCTCCAAGGCGAAATCGCAACTGGGATTCGAGCCGGAATGGAGCGTTCGTGACGGCGTGAAGGAGGTTTATCACTGCCTTCAGGAAGATCGCTGGTCTGATCCTAAAGACGCTCGGCATTTCAACTAA
- a CDS encoding sugar phosphate nucleotidyltransferase has product MHTVILAGGRGRRLAPYTINFPKPLVPVGEMPILEIVLRQLHGAGCDKATLAVGHLAELIMAYFGKGEQVGVDLTYSSEKQPLGTVGPLALMNDLPEDFLVMNGDVLTTLDYRALYEYHLQHDADLTIACHRCTTKIDLGIVEFDERLQVTGYREKPRLPYDVSMGVYAFNRRALDVVPMGEYYDLPTLVLKLVELGRKVKVYMSDAMWLDIGRVEDYANASSVFEEHRHLFLPDEKVAS; this is encoded by the coding sequence ATGCATACCGTCATCTTAGCTGGTGGCCGCGGGCGACGCCTTGCTCCTTACACCATCAACTTCCCGAAGCCGCTCGTTCCTGTCGGTGAAATGCCGATCCTGGAAATCGTTCTGCGTCAACTTCATGGCGCAGGGTGCGATAAAGCCACGCTTGCCGTGGGCCACTTGGCGGAATTGATCATGGCTTACTTTGGAAAGGGCGAGCAAGTTGGTGTCGACTTGACCTATTCCAGCGAAAAGCAGCCGTTGGGAACTGTCGGCCCTCTCGCGTTGATGAATGATCTGCCCGAGGACTTCCTCGTTATGAATGGGGATGTACTGACGACACTCGACTATCGAGCGTTGTATGAATATCACCTGCAACATGACGCCGATCTTACGATCGCTTGCCATCGCTGCACGACCAAAATTGATCTCGGCATTGTCGAGTTCGACGAACGACTTCAGGTTACCGGCTATCGTGAAAAGCCGCGACTTCCATACGACGTCTCAATGGGTGTCTACGCGTTCAATCGACGTGCCTTGGATGTCGTTCCGATGGGCGAGTATTACGATCTTCCGACGCTTGTTCTCAAGCTGGTCGAACTCGGCCGTAAAGTCAAAGTTTACATGTCCGACGCCATGTGGCTCGACATCGGTCGCGTGGAAGACTATGCCAACGCCAGTTCCGTGTTCGAGGAACATCGCCACTTATTTTTGCCCGACGAAAAAGTCGCATCGTAG
- a CDS encoding glycosyltransferase family 4 protein, with translation MQVIVTLEHRFHRTPDGATWTETQFPNAFWQRYLEVFDGVRIVARAKPVPKVDPSWQRVDGPGVTFQPLPHYQGLWQFLQKATAVKKAAQAAADPQHAVILRVHSPIACLVEKRLRAEGRPFGVEVVSDPWDVFAPGAFHHPLRWYFRRKLSADTRRQCRTATAASYVTQSALQKRYPASADSFQTHYSSVELPSTAFQEEPRSIASADSPLNVITVGALAQMYKGVDILIDAIAQTKHDIRLTIVGDGKHRSELELRAANLSCGDRIRFLGSLPSGQPIRDQLDNADLFVLASRQEGLPRAMIEAMARGLPCLGTTVGGIPELLDEESLFAVEDSTTLADKLNALFVNRSRLHKMSQRNLRVAQQYGDELLQARRNQFFMAVRQATERWQQSRMPCPVTPQPPDRCNADAPLASREAASMATTTTSEDSQSCIPSS, from the coding sequence ATGCAAGTTATCGTAACCCTTGAACATCGATTCCACCGTACACCAGATGGTGCGACGTGGACCGAGACCCAGTTTCCGAATGCCTTTTGGCAGCGGTATCTGGAAGTCTTCGATGGGGTACGCATTGTTGCGAGAGCCAAACCGGTGCCTAAAGTCGATCCAAGCTGGCAACGTGTCGATGGGCCAGGCGTTACGTTCCAACCGCTGCCTCACTACCAAGGACTTTGGCAATTTCTTCAGAAGGCCACTGCCGTTAAGAAAGCAGCCCAAGCTGCAGCCGATCCACAGCATGCGGTCATCCTTCGAGTTCATTCCCCTATCGCCTGCTTAGTTGAAAAACGGCTACGTGCCGAAGGACGGCCGTTTGGCGTGGAAGTCGTGAGTGACCCATGGGATGTCTTTGCACCTGGGGCGTTTCACCATCCTCTTCGTTGGTACTTCCGTCGCAAGCTTTCAGCAGACACGCGACGTCAGTGCCGAACGGCAACGGCTGCATCGTACGTTACCCAGTCCGCTTTGCAAAAACGTTACCCGGCCTCCGCAGATAGCTTCCAAACGCATTACTCCAGTGTCGAACTTCCTTCAACTGCCTTCCAGGAAGAGCCTCGCTCGATTGCGTCCGCTGATTCACCGTTGAACGTCATCACGGTAGGCGCATTGGCCCAGATGTACAAAGGCGTTGACATCCTGATCGATGCAATCGCCCAAACGAAGCATGACATTCGGTTAACGATTGTCGGTGACGGAAAACATCGATCAGAACTCGAACTGCGGGCCGCGAATCTTAGCTGCGGTGATCGGATTCGTTTTCTCGGATCGCTTCCCAGCGGGCAACCAATTCGCGACCAACTCGACAATGCAGACCTCTTCGTTCTCGCTTCTCGCCAGGAAGGTTTGCCGCGGGCGATGATCGAAGCGATGGCACGCGGCTTACCCTGTTTGGGAACAACGGTCGGCGGCATCCCGGAACTTCTTGATGAAGAGTCACTCTTCGCCGTCGAAGATTCCACCACGCTGGCTGACAAGCTGAACGCGTTGTTCGTCAATCGCTCACGGCTTCACAAGATGTCGCAGCGAAACCTGCGTGTCGCTCAACAGTATGGTGACGAACTTCTCCAAGCTCGTCGCAACCAGTTTTTCATGGCCGTTCGCCAGGCAACCGAGCGTTGGCAGCAAAGTCGAATGCCATGTCCAGTAACCCCTCAACCGCCTGACCGCTGTAATGCAGATGCTCCATTGGCATCGCGCGAAGCAGCAAGCATGGCAACAACCACCACCTCCGAGGATTCCCAATCATGCATACCGTCATCTTAG
- a CDS encoding O-antigen ligase — translation MQATELHLDRNTEVATQRPAAIANAASLPWCFLGLCLYLISQAYLIPLWPQGPSWAVWPRVADFAGGLMAAACLWHWQSVQRLPAPLAKIMVWLMAFLWLIAISFLAQTLLSPKLYWNSPDAHVGVQWGLYQLARMIQFAILFFCAASTPLTEPRRRWLVAISTCVLWFVVITVALTYTGTIPYESVVAHLPESQDVSGPWASFGESYDGLGLISYNHAYTACQLVLLFSLHLSLTYSRFSASNVLLLFAVTLAVFLSGSRAGFGAMLVLVLPIVWSWIRSGGLMPLVWTGTVGLTIVAAMLIAPSMGKVDGLNDFKEQVEELVVRQSTTFAAYKSDNLAGRTDIWKMHLEALDDRPWTWLVGYGFGTAITQGNQAHMQPLNMISEIGLIGLAVGLVLLCVILHALWKCEPSQHPLLWGTIALLLTSMTQETFYPVAAFGHFLGFYLFALAIAMRLWFDVPSTTSNDLPHHEVPQLNPPSVS, via the coding sequence ATGCAGGCGACTGAACTACATTTGGATCGGAACACGGAAGTCGCGACACAACGTCCCGCAGCAATTGCAAACGCAGCGTCGCTACCATGGTGCTTCTTAGGGCTATGTCTCTATCTGATCAGCCAAGCCTATTTGATACCGCTTTGGCCGCAGGGACCATCTTGGGCAGTTTGGCCGCGTGTAGCTGACTTTGCTGGTGGATTGATGGCAGCCGCATGCCTCTGGCATTGGCAGTCGGTTCAACGATTGCCGGCTCCGTTGGCCAAGATCATGGTTTGGCTGATGGCATTTCTTTGGCTGATTGCGATTTCGTTTTTGGCTCAAACGCTGCTTTCACCGAAGCTTTACTGGAATAGCCCTGATGCGCACGTGGGTGTTCAGTGGGGGCTCTACCAATTGGCTCGAATGATTCAGTTTGCCATTTTGTTCTTTTGTGCGGCCTCGACACCACTAACAGAACCGCGACGGCGCTGGCTCGTAGCGATTTCAACGTGCGTACTTTGGTTCGTCGTCATTACCGTTGCGCTGACGTATACCGGAACAATCCCCTACGAATCGGTTGTTGCTCATCTTCCTGAATCGCAGGATGTTTCCGGTCCATGGGCTTCGTTCGGAGAATCGTACGATGGCCTAGGCCTGATCAGCTATAACCATGCCTACACGGCTTGCCAACTGGTGCTTCTGTTTAGCCTGCACTTGAGCTTAACCTACAGCCGGTTCAGTGCATCGAACGTGCTACTTCTGTTTGCGGTGACGTTGGCCGTTTTCTTATCCGGTAGCCGAGCTGGCTTCGGGGCAATGTTGGTTCTTGTCCTGCCGATCGTCTGGTCGTGGATTCGCTCCGGAGGATTGATGCCACTCGTTTGGACTGGAACAGTTGGCTTGACTATCGTCGCTGCGATGTTGATTGCTCCCAGCATGGGTAAAGTCGACGGATTAAACGACTTCAAAGAACAAGTCGAAGAGTTGGTCGTCCGACAGTCGACGACGTTTGCGGCTTACAAGTCAGACAACCTAGCGGGGCGAACCGACATCTGGAAGATGCACTTGGAAGCCCTCGATGACCGTCCCTGGACATGGCTCGTGGGCTATGGCTTTGGAACGGCCATCACGCAAGGCAATCAGGCCCACATGCAACCGCTAAACATGATTAGCGAAATAGGTCTGATCGGTCTCGCGGTCGGCTTGGTTCTTCTGTGCGTTATTTTGCATGCCCTTTGGAAGTGCGAACCTTCGCAACATCCGCTTCTTTGGGGAACGATCGCCCTGCTGCTGACGTCCATGACTCAGGAAACGTTTTATCCCGTAGCTGCCTTCGGGCACTTTCTCGGGTTCTATCTGTTTGCATTGGCGATCGCCATGCGACTTTGGTTCGACGTTCCCAGCACGACGTCGAACGACCTGCCCCACCATGAGGTTCCCCAACTCAACCCACCATCTGTCTCATGA
- a CDS encoding glycosyltransferase, with translation MIASNERPIRVAQVVHGLVVGGIETWLVNVLKTIDRNRFQVDFITSRPEACYYDDTVRALGANLIHCPSPRKPWIYGPALRKILKDGQYDAVHAHVDHYGGFIMRVARSAGVKVRIAHSHSDTSRKQSQANLWRQFYLKSTKRWIRTSATQGLAVSDLAGRSLFPTWGNDQRWNTLYCGIDTEAFHQTVNRDAIRKKFGLPEDAIVLGHLGGFREPKNHVFLVEIAKAMRSIDSRAHLLLVGDGPLREDIQQLVDQANLQQHVTFAGLVDDATEVLRGAMDVFVFPSLWEGLPLAVVESQAAGMPSVISDVISSEVTLIPSLVNRLALTDSAQHWAETAITAAKAPPSLPSDEALRQIESSRFNLANAVRTLEALYAGD, from the coding sequence ATGATCGCCTCCAACGAACGACCAATACGTGTTGCTCAAGTGGTTCATGGCCTTGTCGTGGGTGGCATTGAGACATGGCTGGTTAATGTCTTGAAGACCATCGACCGCAATCGCTTTCAAGTCGACTTCATCACCAGTCGTCCGGAAGCATGCTACTACGACGACACAGTTCGAGCGTTGGGTGCCAATCTGATTCACTGTCCATCGCCTCGCAAGCCTTGGATCTATGGTCCGGCACTACGCAAGATTTTAAAAGATGGCCAGTACGATGCAGTCCATGCTCATGTCGATCACTACGGCGGCTTCATTATGCGAGTTGCCCGAAGCGCTGGCGTGAAAGTCCGCATCGCCCATAGTCATAGCGATACGTCTAGAAAACAGTCGCAAGCCAACTTGTGGCGACAGTTCTATCTGAAATCAACCAAACGTTGGATTCGAACCTCGGCAACTCAAGGGTTGGCCGTTAGCGATCTGGCCGGACGATCCCTGTTTCCGACATGGGGAAACGATCAGCGATGGAACACTCTCTACTGCGGAATCGACACCGAGGCATTTCACCAAACAGTTAACCGAGACGCAATTCGCAAGAAGTTTGGCTTGCCCGAAGATGCGATCGTGCTAGGCCACCTTGGCGGCTTTCGCGAGCCGAAGAATCACGTCTTCCTGGTCGAGATTGCTAAGGCGATGCGTTCGATCGATTCCCGCGCACACCTATTGCTCGTAGGGGATGGCCCCTTGCGCGAAGACATTCAGCAGCTCGTCGACCAAGCGAACTTGCAGCAGCACGTCACGTTTGCAGGGCTCGTCGACGACGCGACGGAAGTATTGCGCGGGGCGATGGATGTATTTGTGTTTCCATCGTTGTGGGAAGGCCTTCCGCTTGCCGTTGTCGAATCGCAGGCCGCTGGGATGCCGAGCGTTATCTCCGATGTCATTTCATCGGAAGTTACCCTGATTCCATCGCTCGTCAATCGACTTGCTTTGACTGACTCGGCACAACATTGGGCAGAAACTGCAATTACTGCGGCAAAAGCCCCACCAAGTTTGCCCTCTGACGAAGCCTTGCGACAGATCGAATCAAGTCGCTTCAATTTGGCCAATGCCGTCCGAACACTGGAGGCATTGTATGCAGGCGACTGA
- a CDS encoding GumC family protein, translating into MIHQSPSSDDWSLGRIISACWRYKWRGSFVCLLVIAAAGAALYIMPKVYASEAKLFVRLGRENMGLDPTVTAGNTVDVTATRDTEMNSILEHLRSQTLLEKVLETTDPAFTQLSAVDQQLAVRRLQQSISVDSPRGSTVIVLHLEGLDPVEAQGKLETFIDVYLADHIRINRNLRSHDFFEAQSKLLKQQLGDARNELRDAKTTAGIASIEGHRASLEGQIDKAELKLQETDASLSAVAAERRSLERSLQTVPEVLLAQFVEGTPNDGLAVMRQRLFELQTREKEILSKFTPAHPEAVAIAQLVQEVETALAQEEHDREKLMQAVLARKEADEASLTAQQGELRKQLTQLKGKLKTLNQHEATIGGLSDEVAQLESKYMAYLGDREQARLDDALRTDQITNVSILQEATLAPLPIRPQKASVLLLAGVIGMLAGLGVVLTSEQFNPKYPPNSLAAAHRATESDDNSEYHKAMRPGRNHPEWEDQPITNGQVPKESVNITN; encoded by the coding sequence ATGATTCATCAGTCGCCATCTTCCGATGATTGGTCGCTTGGCAGAATCATCTCTGCATGTTGGCGATACAAATGGCGCGGCTCGTTCGTCTGCCTTCTTGTGATTGCAGCAGCTGGTGCTGCGCTTTATATCATGCCGAAGGTATACGCTTCCGAAGCAAAGCTCTTCGTCCGGCTAGGTCGAGAAAACATGGGGCTCGACCCAACGGTTACCGCGGGAAATACCGTCGATGTCACCGCGACACGTGACACCGAGATGAACTCAATCCTCGAGCATCTCCGTAGCCAGACGCTTCTCGAGAAGGTCCTCGAAACCACAGATCCCGCTTTCACACAGCTTTCCGCCGTCGATCAGCAACTGGCCGTTCGAAGACTTCAACAGTCCATTTCCGTCGATTCCCCTCGTGGCTCTACGGTGATTGTACTGCATTTGGAAGGTCTCGATCCTGTTGAAGCACAAGGCAAACTCGAGACGTTCATCGATGTCTACTTAGCCGATCACATTCGCATCAATCGCAACCTGCGATCCCACGACTTCTTCGAAGCGCAGTCGAAACTGCTCAAGCAGCAGCTTGGTGATGCACGCAACGAATTAAGAGATGCCAAGACGACCGCAGGCATCGCTTCCATCGAAGGGCACCGTGCATCGCTGGAAGGGCAGATCGACAAAGCAGAATTGAAGCTTCAAGAAACCGACGCATCTCTCTCGGCCGTCGCAGCGGAACGCCGCTCCCTGGAACGCTCGTTGCAAACAGTGCCGGAAGTTCTGCTCGCTCAATTCGTTGAAGGGACTCCAAACGACGGGCTCGCCGTCATGCGGCAGCGACTCTTCGAACTGCAAACCCGCGAGAAAGAAATTCTCTCGAAGTTCACGCCGGCTCATCCCGAGGCGGTCGCGATCGCTCAGCTAGTCCAAGAAGTTGAAACGGCATTGGCCCAGGAAGAGCACGACCGAGAAAAGCTGATGCAGGCCGTTCTCGCACGCAAAGAAGCAGACGAAGCTTCGCTTACCGCTCAGCAAGGCGAACTTCGAAAGCAGCTCACCCAACTGAAGGGCAAACTAAAAACACTCAATCAACACGAAGCGACCATCGGCGGACTCTCGGATGAAGTTGCCCAGTTGGAATCGAAGTACATGGCATATCTGGGCGACCGCGAACAAGCTCGCTTGGACGATGCACTTCGTACCGATCAAATCACTAACGTCAGCATTCTGCAAGAAGCGACACTGGCTCCGCTTCCTATCCGGCCGCAAAAGGCTTCGGTCCTGTTACTGGCCGGCGTGATTGGAATGCTGGCAGGCCTGGGCGTCGTACTGACGTCGGAGCAGTTCAACCCAAAGTACCCACCTAACAGCTTAGCCGCCGCGCATCGGGCCACCGAAAGCGACGACAACTCTGAATACCACAAAGCGATGAGGCCTGGAAGAAATCATCCGGAGTGGGAAGACCAACCAATAACCAATGGGCAAGTACCAAAGGAAAGCGTCAACATCACCAACTAA
- a CDS encoding DUF1501 domain-containing protein: protein MFGSSRVSPSSSWLDRRRFLTESASGLGAIALASLLQQDGLLGAETAIDPARPYQPRPSHYPAKAKNVVVIFCAGGVSQLETWDYKPELIRRDGKPLEGGPAVTFQGPAGNLAQPQYRFRPRGETGKMVSDMIPHLAELTDDFAFVHSLTSKSNTHGPAENFLSTGSVLDGFPSLGAWVTYALGCDNHTLPAYVAIPDPRGVPQNGSNNWGPGFLPAAFQGTTFNASRPIRHLQPPIVSSAEDQAAKQMLQRMNDRHASQHPHESDLAARIASYELAASMQLSVPNVMDVESEPEHILKLYGADSANPNKAAFAKNCILARRLIEEGVRFVQLFNGAYASGGKLNWDGHNSLKPQYDEHAEILDQPAAGLIRDLKQRGLLEDTLVVWCTEFGRMPMFQKGAKGRDHNPDGFTCWMTGAGVKQGVSHGATDELGQKAVENVHPLYDFNATILHLLGLDHEKLTVRHNGIERRLTNVEGHVIHEILA, encoded by the coding sequence ATGTTTGGTTCATCCCGAGTTTCCCCGTCGAGCAGCTGGCTTGACCGACGACGCTTCCTGACCGAATCGGCGAGCGGACTGGGTGCGATCGCGTTGGCCAGTTTACTGCAGCAGGATGGTCTTCTAGGGGCGGAAACCGCGATCGATCCCGCTCGGCCCTATCAGCCACGGCCATCGCACTATCCCGCGAAAGCCAAGAACGTGGTCGTGATATTCTGTGCCGGCGGCGTCAGTCAGCTGGAAACGTGGGACTACAAGCCGGAGCTGATCCGCCGCGACGGCAAGCCGCTCGAAGGTGGACCTGCGGTGACATTCCAAGGCCCAGCCGGCAACTTGGCCCAACCGCAGTATCGCTTTCGTCCACGCGGCGAAACCGGCAAGATGGTCTCGGACATGATCCCGCATCTCGCGGAATTGACGGACGATTTTGCGTTCGTGCATTCCCTGACGAGCAAGAGCAACACGCACGGGCCCGCCGAGAATTTCCTTTCGACCGGATCGGTTCTCGACGGTTTCCCAAGCCTCGGAGCGTGGGTGACGTACGCCCTGGGATGCGATAATCACACGCTGCCAGCCTACGTGGCAATCCCTGATCCGCGCGGCGTGCCGCAGAACGGCTCGAACAATTGGGGCCCTGGTTTCCTGCCGGCTGCTTTTCAGGGAACGACGTTTAACGCATCGCGGCCGATCCGACATCTTCAACCGCCGATCGTTTCGTCCGCAGAAGACCAGGCCGCCAAGCAGATGCTGCAACGGATGAACGACCGGCATGCCTCGCAACATCCTCACGAGTCGGATTTAGCCGCACGGATCGCCAGCTATGAACTTGCGGCGAGCATGCAGTTAAGCGTGCCAAACGTAATGGATGTCGAATCCGAGCCCGAGCACATCCTGAAGCTGTATGGCGCGGATTCAGCCAATCCGAACAAGGCTGCCTTCGCGAAGAACTGCATCCTTGCCAGACGATTGATTGAAGAAGGCGTGCGGTTCGTGCAGCTGTTTAACGGCGCCTACGCCAGTGGCGGCAAGCTGAACTGGGATGGCCACAATAGCCTGAAACCACAATACGATGAGCATGCCGAGATTCTCGATCAGCCAGCAGCCGGATTGATTCGTGACTTGAAACAGCGAGGTCTTCTGGAGGACACGCTTGTTGTATGGTGTACCGAGTTCGGTCGCATGCCGATGTTCCAGAAGGGGGCCAAGGGGCGAGACCACAACCCAGACGGATTTACCTGTTGGATGACTGGCGCCGGCGTGAAGCAGGGCGTCAGCCATGGAGCCACCGATGAGCTCGGCCAGAAGGCGGTCGAGAACGTCCATCCGCTGTACGACTTCAACGCCACGATCTTGCACCTGCTGGGGCTCGACCACGAGAAGCTGACGGTGCGACACAACGGAATCGAGCGACGCCTGACCAATGTCGAAGGGCATGTGATTCACGAGATCTTGGCATGA